The following proteins come from a genomic window of Pocillopora verrucosa isolate sample1 chromosome 6, ASM3666991v2, whole genome shotgun sequence:
- the LOC131793517 gene encoding uncharacterized protein isoform X1 yields MNPFSQSCRCSCDAHLLHYCSTSQQKSKPFSACRYACSGFSHASEHMASGRKNITGSLNPTSSQMRSAIHQTSADSAFFLRPHLTKEEYAYWTSHFRHFLHSCDKRTVTYQQREPSCCVRRTVKELPCRSERTPHPCCDPTVLGDRTCVRPQQSTVEIVSKPQRNTVGAVGGKNTADARAYSYPRPKYAASVLENGKQLQTISKENACDKKQSLFKRTVPSLRCTKGNHSDDAPDRGNHGLNQQFKAAELRRKISERYLCGDQSYEDNPSALTTSKRAEKFQTRSTEPFNSTGTYAMSSELNSSLKRKSSNFSEYDNLHQGTHKKQRVGKDATHQVQKTSNKTIDLNDTLESFLTDSLPFLGSFGEEVSLKKSEALEISSLSGMAEETVHGDQRIGEKSTPINFDGNHHHKTGDAKGELSSTISTDDVPVKSQVLRAEKVIPKKCKNVDAVIKTTKPVQRKLLKDNKSSLHGSYALDYDCLPKLVSVLSSPTAKVASSLKA; encoded by the exons ATGAATCCGTTTTCTCAATCCTGTCGTTGTAGCTGTGATGCGCATCTCCTTCATTATTGTAGTACGTCTCAGCAGAAGTCCAAACCCTTCAGCGCATGCCGTTATGCTTGTAGTGGTTTCAGCCACGCATCCGAGCACATGGCTAGTGGCAGGAAAAACATAACAGGAAGTCTTAATC cGACAAGTTCTCAAATGAGATCAGCGATCCATCAAACTTCAGCTGACTCAGCTTTTTTTCTCCGACCACACTTGACCAAAGAAGAGTACGCATATTGGACAAGTCACTTTCGCCACTTTTTACATTCATGCGACAAGAGGACTGTTACCTATCAACAAAGGGAGCCTTCTTGCTGCGTCCGTCGGACTGTCAAAGAATTACCGTGCCGAAGTGAAAGAACTCCGCATCCATGCTGTGATCCTACGGTTCTTGGTGACAGAACTTGTGTTAGGCCGCAACAAAGTACAGTAGAAATTGTTTCGAAGCCTCAAAGGAATACAGTGGGAGCTGTCGGTGGGAAAAACACCGCCGACGCACGGGCATACAGTTATCCTCGTCCAAAGTACGCTGCTTCTGTCCTAGAAAACGGCAAACAACTTCAAACCATATCGAAAGAAAATGCATGTGACAAGAAGCAATCTCTCTTCAAACGCACTGTTCCTTCTCTCCGCTGTACGAAAGGTAACCATTCAGATGACGCTCCTGACCGTGGCAATCATGGCTTAAACCAGCAATTTAAGGCAGCAGAGTTACGGAGAAAGATAAGTGAACGGTATCTATGCGGAGACCAAAGCTATGAGGATAACCCATCAGCTCTGACTACATCGAAACGCGCTGAGAAATTCCAAACTAGATCTACTGAACCCTTTAATTCTACTGGTACGTATGCTATGTCTTCAGAACTGAATTCATCTTTGAAGAGAAAATCCAGCAATTTTTCAGAATATGACAACCTACATCAAGGAACACACAAGAAGCAACGAGTTGGCAAGGATGCAACCCACCAAGTACAAAAGACATCAAATAAAACCATAGATTTGAATGACACTTTAGAAAGCTTTCTGACAGATTCTCTGCCATTTCTCGGCAGTTTCGGCGAAGAAGTAAGCCTGAAGAAGAGTGAAGCTCTCGAAATATCTAGTCTTTCTGGGATGGCAGAAGAAACTGTTCATGGTGACCAGCGCATTGGAGAAAAATCCACTCCCATTAATTTTGACGGCAACCACCACCACAAAACTGGAGATGCTAAAGGTGAACTATCATCGACTATTTCCACCGATGATGTTCCAGTCAAATCACAAGTTTTACGCGCGGAGAAGGTGATTCCCAAAAAGTGCAAAAATGTCGACGCAGTCATCAAAACAACCAAGCCTGTGCAGCGAAAGTTACTGAAAGATAACAAATCCTCTCTTCATGGTAGTTATGCTCTGGATTACGATTGTTTACCCAAACTTGTCAGCGTACTCTCCTCACCCACAGCCAAAGTTGCATCGTCTTTAAAAGCATAG
- the LOC131793517 gene encoding uncharacterized protein isoform X2 has translation MRSAIHQTSADSAFFLRPHLTKEEYAYWTSHFRHFLHSCDKRTVTYQQREPSCCVRRTVKELPCRSERTPHPCCDPTVLGDRTCVRPQQSTVEIVSKPQRNTVGAVGGKNTADARAYSYPRPKYAASVLENGKQLQTISKENACDKKQSLFKRTVPSLRCTKGNHSDDAPDRGNHGLNQQFKAAELRRKISERYLCGDQSYEDNPSALTTSKRAEKFQTRSTEPFNSTGTYAMSSELNSSLKRKSSNFSEYDNLHQGTHKKQRVGKDATHQVQKTSNKTIDLNDTLESFLTDSLPFLGSFGEEVSLKKSEALEISSLSGMAEETVHGDQRIGEKSTPINFDGNHHHKTGDAKGELSSTISTDDVPVKSQVLRAEKVIPKKCKNVDAVIKTTKPVQRKLLKDNKSSLHGSYALDYDCLPKLVSVLSSPTAKVASSLKA, from the coding sequence ATGAGATCAGCGATCCATCAAACTTCAGCTGACTCAGCTTTTTTTCTCCGACCACACTTGACCAAAGAAGAGTACGCATATTGGACAAGTCACTTTCGCCACTTTTTACATTCATGCGACAAGAGGACTGTTACCTATCAACAAAGGGAGCCTTCTTGCTGCGTCCGTCGGACTGTCAAAGAATTACCGTGCCGAAGTGAAAGAACTCCGCATCCATGCTGTGATCCTACGGTTCTTGGTGACAGAACTTGTGTTAGGCCGCAACAAAGTACAGTAGAAATTGTTTCGAAGCCTCAAAGGAATACAGTGGGAGCTGTCGGTGGGAAAAACACCGCCGACGCACGGGCATACAGTTATCCTCGTCCAAAGTACGCTGCTTCTGTCCTAGAAAACGGCAAACAACTTCAAACCATATCGAAAGAAAATGCATGTGACAAGAAGCAATCTCTCTTCAAACGCACTGTTCCTTCTCTCCGCTGTACGAAAGGTAACCATTCAGATGACGCTCCTGACCGTGGCAATCATGGCTTAAACCAGCAATTTAAGGCAGCAGAGTTACGGAGAAAGATAAGTGAACGGTATCTATGCGGAGACCAAAGCTATGAGGATAACCCATCAGCTCTGACTACATCGAAACGCGCTGAGAAATTCCAAACTAGATCTACTGAACCCTTTAATTCTACTGGTACGTATGCTATGTCTTCAGAACTGAATTCATCTTTGAAGAGAAAATCCAGCAATTTTTCAGAATATGACAACCTACATCAAGGAACACACAAGAAGCAACGAGTTGGCAAGGATGCAACCCACCAAGTACAAAAGACATCAAATAAAACCATAGATTTGAATGACACTTTAGAAAGCTTTCTGACAGATTCTCTGCCATTTCTCGGCAGTTTCGGCGAAGAAGTAAGCCTGAAGAAGAGTGAAGCTCTCGAAATATCTAGTCTTTCTGGGATGGCAGAAGAAACTGTTCATGGTGACCAGCGCATTGGAGAAAAATCCACTCCCATTAATTTTGACGGCAACCACCACCACAAAACTGGAGATGCTAAAGGTGAACTATCATCGACTATTTCCACCGATGATGTTCCAGTCAAATCACAAGTTTTACGCGCGGAGAAGGTGATTCCCAAAAAGTGCAAAAATGTCGACGCAGTCATCAAAACAACCAAGCCTGTGCAGCGAAAGTTACTGAAAGATAACAAATCCTCTCTTCATGGTAGTTATGCTCTGGATTACGATTGTTTACCCAAACTTGTCAGCGTACTCTCCTCACCCACAGCCAAAGTTGCATCGTCTTTAAAAGCATAG